One Echeneis naucrates chromosome 4, fEcheNa1.1, whole genome shotgun sequence genomic window, ATTAACAACTGAGCCCAAGAGCATTTCTCTACCTTATGAATATGATGAAGCCAAGCATGTAAACAGACTGCTCACCTTGCCTGTCTGCCATGCTGTCAAAGAAGATCCAGTCTTCGCTTTCCGGTCCATATTTGACAAAGGACACATAGTGGCTCGTCTCGATGCAGAGCACGGCAAACAGCTCCATTTTGTCTCTCATCATCTGAGTATGAGATTTCCCATGATACTGGTAACCTTTGGGCACGTTCAGATCATCTATATGGTGGGACAGGCGTTGCGGATGAGAGtgcacctgaaaaaaaaaatgcaaactatCGTCATTATATATTAATTTTACCTATTagttttctattttaattcctCCCCAATGGGCAAAATTGCACTTTTCCAGACTGCTAAACCATCAGTCTAGTGTCACTAGACTGATGGCTAGTGTGACCAGGTAACTGGGGCCTCAAAGTcggttaaaaaacaaaacaaaacacacaatcactgaGTTAAGAGTCCAACACATAAACTTAATGGTTTTTATCAGTTTGTGCAGCAGCTTACAGCTCGTTCTCCACTGTCTGTGATCTGGAGAACACAAGTGCGTGAGTTAGTCcaaacaaaaagggaaacttAACTGAGAGTGGGTTTTTTAAGCATCGTCCTCCAATTTAATACTTGATCAGAGTTGCACAGAACATAGTATGAATGGTATCAATGAAAAGTACTTGCAGCTGCATGTTAATTAACTGTTAAAATAGTCATTAAATACAACTTGCACTTGGAAAAGCAGCACTAAATACACTGATTCAAGAACCGATCgatgaacaaattaaaatgtgatgtgaaattACTCATTGAACATCAAGATAGTCTGTAATCAATATCAGTTCTCTGAATTAACCTTGTCTGTAGATATCAGCCCAGGGACACCAAAAGGTCTGAAAAACTCTAATTCCGAACATGACAATGGATCCAGTTTGTGGTCACCGGTCTGTATGGCTTACtataatatgatatatatgtatCTCTATTGATGCAATACTGATTCCGAAAGCTTTTGCTCTTTGCTTATTTCTGGCTGTTCCCATCACAGTTCAACAAGTCCTAATTGtgaaaaatctgacaaaatcaCATGTGtgaacagatgaggacagaaaCCTTAGATGAGCAGTCATTGCAGAAGACTTTGAATCCTGTCTGACTGAAGACGGGGTCTTTAAAACAGTCGGTGCACTGTTTCAAAGCCAGTTCTCCACAGAGTATGCACTGCTGAGGCcctgaaaatgacacacacatatcacatgttgtgttttttggacACGCtagtctgtgtgtgctgttttcatgtttgtgtttacctTCAGTGAGGAGGTCAGTAATGTCCAGCTCAAGCGAGGGAACAATTTTGTCAAACATCTTGAATTTCTTTCCAAAGCGAGGCATTTGTAGTATGAGGCAGGAGGGCACCTGCAAAtgcaagagaaataaataaaccgATTACACACAGCTCATACAGAACACACATGGATCAAGTGCAGGAAGTGAGAAGTTTGGCTGAGGAAACTGTCCAACACAGCCATCTactggaaaatgaaaactaCACTGGCCCAGTTTTCTAGAAACTCTTCAGACTGATCTCAGCTGAAACAAAGACATTCGATAATTGGTCTATGCTTTCTTCTATCAATCGTTGATTGATGATTAGAATCTGGCTCGATACAGTTTAGCCCAAATGCCATTGCACATCAATGTGTCAGGGGTGTGCCTGGGCAGGAGACAGTTATATTGCTGTATTTCCttctactgtttttttttttttttaattatcattttctgtttctgataaTTGAAGCCAAATATAAATTTGTCAGCttcaaaatgctaaatttgACTGCTTCATAGGTGTTTCTCATCAAACATGGGATACATCTTCACTATATTAATAAATGACTGTTAAGCAAAGAGTGCTTTCAGGCCTCTCATTTACTTACACACTTCACAAAAAGAAGCACTGCCCAGTGAGGTTAGTGAGTCCAACACATTGAGGAATATTGGACAGTAAATAGTAACCTGTTATGCAGTATATTTCACGTGCAAGATGAAAGCGGTGTATTAATATCACGGTGTACAGTGTTGGGCCCTCACCTCTGCCAGCTTGAGTTCTGCACTGTGGAAGGAATgttccagcagctgctggacaGTAGGTAGAACCAGACTGTGTGTCTGGTCCAGGAAGATCTGGTAGCAGTAGCTGTCCTGCACTTTACCGTGAGCAGAGCTTAACAACAGAAGACAAATGGGTAACCATGTCATAAAGAATTATTCATTCTCCTAAAGCTGCAGTATGCAGTGGGACATTAATATCCAAGAACTTAGTCCTGTGCTAATGAACATACAGTTTGAGCAGCGGGTCAAGGGCGAGAATATACTGCATGATAACAATGAGAAACTCCTCCGGGTCTAAAAGACAACAGTCACATCAACAGTTGCTTAGAACTAAATAACAAATCATATGTGTTGAAGCTTCATGCAGCTCTGCAGGTCACTCTGACCTTTCTCATCCGTGGTGAAGGAGTgactgttgctgtgtttctgcagctgctgccgcAGCTTCATGATGTGTCGTCCTTCTACAAAGCCCTGTCTGTGAAGAGCACACACGACCTAACATCTGGTGCCTTTCAGCAGAATAATTATTACATACAGAAAGTACAAAATGCGTGAAAGAACCTGCGGAGGGGGTTGACAATGTCTGTGAGCAGTGTGTTCTGAATAGGGGCATCTTGAGGTGATGTTGATTTAAACAGCATGGAGTCCAAAACAGaggagcaggaaaacaaactgtaaaacacacaaaagaacagatgctccacataaaaaaatcaaaccaacaaGCTGTCTGGAAAGTATGAAATGACTATAGGAAGTGGTGGCATGTTCTAGGAAATGCTCTATGACTATGCAACTTCAGAGTTGACATAAAATGGATGTTATCATTCATCATCCTGACCTGAAAAGGGCAGCATCCATGTAGCAGGAGTTGCAGTGGCCTTGGATTCCCTTCATTCGCCCAATCAGAATCAGTTTAACCTGTTCAGGGGTGATTGGAGGAACTGTCTCCAGCATCCCCAAAGTCTggtctgtctcactctctgacgtgacacacaatcacatggACATAATTGTATATATAAGCGCAACAATGGTAACAAATTGCACAAAAGGTGATCCAGCTGGTGATAATTTCTGATGCAGCGTTGCTCCCAACTGTTGGGCCTGATGGAAAAATGCAGCATTCAGGTTTATGTTAGATAGCCTTTTTCATACAAAATTAAGGGaatttgtaaatattgtaaaCTGCATGCACAACAGAATGCTTCTGTGGAATAGGCATTTCAAGGCAGATTGCAGCACAGTCAGGCAATTTCAATGACTCCTTTGCATGTGCTGGACAAATGTATGCCCCTCCTCCTGGGAAGCAGCCCAATCTATCCCATGATTCATTAATAAAGACCAAAAAAGACCCTGAGGATTCCTTTCTAAAATGTAAGTATTGGGCTTCAGGTACAGTACAAATGGTAACGCAAAGGGCCCTTGGTTTTAGGGCAGGAGCTGAGGAAGCTAAACAAAACTATTTATCCAATCATATGGATTTGGGTAAAATAAACCACCATGAATGGAAGGAGCTCCAAGTGAACAGATCAGTCCAGGTCTAACCTGTATTCTGCTGTTTTGGCATCCCCTCACTGTTATTAGGTAAAAAGCGTGAGTCAGGACGCAGCGAGCTCAGCCTCACAAACAGAGCTCTCTTGGGAGGACATGTGAAGAAACGCTCCTCCTTAAAAGTACCATCGCTCACCCCCCAGTCTTCCTCCTGCAGGTGAACATACAGAAAGGTACAAAATTTACATGTCAAATTAAACAACTACTTAGAAACTTGAAATTTTCGATTATATAAACTACTAAAATGGCATCATCATTGTCAATGTAGATTTGACATGGAGTTGGTAGTAACAAATATTCTTAAAGCATGAAAATAAAGTATCAGCACATATATGTTTCTATACTGCAGATATTACGGTTTAATCAgcgtgccttttttttttttttaagtaggcAGACAggcaaaatttaattttgaatctACACAGTAACAGAATAAAGAATACCAGCTCTAGTCCAGCCATTGTCTTCTCTGAATCTTTCACAGTGCCGATCCAGCGGATGGTCCCATATGAATTTCCTTTAGCCAGAGTCACCTCTACCATGGagttcacactcagacccaaaTCATTATTGTTTGGTTTTACTGGCAGCATATCAGTGTCCATACTCTGTGGCtctataaaatgaaaaacaaatgtgggTAAAAGTGGGTAAATGCTTCAGACCTCATTGTGTAAATAGCTGCTCGAACCTTCAGACACTTCTCCCTTTATGGTACACTCTATTGGAACACTAACTTCGCCCCCCGTCTTCCCATTCTCATCCGTCTCCTggagaaagcaaaaaaagaaaacatatgaATGTCCTGCACACTGTTAACTCGTGTTCAAAGgaagttgaaaataaatattttaaaatctcaGAGTTTGGTTTCCTCAGACAATTATTAGGACGACCACAGAAACTGTGACAGCATGGTGTCTGACAAAGTTTTGTAGTATAAAAAcctacttaaaaataaaaaaaaatataaaagaactATTAGCATtgcctcatacacagaacaTATAAAGGATGCAGCAGCTTTATGTGatcagctgtgaaaacagttgttttttttccattagtgACAAGGTGATTGTAAATGTAAGAATTTTTTTCttagatatttttaaatttactcagaatgaaatcaaaattgtcctcatttcaaaaataaataaaaacacacattagaaATTGGGTTCACGACTGGTCTAGTTTATTCACTTGAGGTTCATTgaatagaaacacaaacactaataATAGCCAGGTTAAAGCAAGAAATATTACTTACTGTCGAGATACGAACAAAATATTTTCCGTTCTCTTCCTCCACGCCCAGCACCATCCCATAACGACAGGTACCATTGATAACGTAGATAACCCTGTCCCCCACGTTTCGCTGTGAGAGGGAGGTCTCTGGGACAGAGGGTGACAAAGATCTGGGAACCAAAGGTCTGACTCTGGAGAATGGGGCAAAAATGCCACAATCTTTTGAACAGTTTAACAAATGTCTATATTGGTAGGTCCcatcttttttccctttcccccTGTCCACTCCCTGTTGGTacagaaaagcaaagcagcacCCATGAATTAATATAGCCAGTGACGTTCTAAGGCCTATACTTCTAAAGATGAATCTGTACATATcgatgatgaaaaagaaaacataatatCTTAGCTGTTTGACTTCACAAAACATAAAGTTAGTGACATGTTTTTGCCCACAGGATACAGGACTTCTGAGGCCCAGAAACGATGTtactttcaaatcaaatgtcaaaaaatgtgtttggttAATACACCTACCAGCAGCTCAATCCCAAAGTAGGTTCCTGTTAAAGGATTTGGATACTTTGGCTCTGTGAGATTTCCAATGTAGCGGATGACGCCTGTTAGCTCCTCTGCACCCTCCTGCACAACAACTAGGGTTCCCTCCCGGAGTTCTCGTGCTGTTTGGAGAGCTGCTCTCTCCCTGTACCACTTCAGCCTCTCTGCGTCGTCAGACAGGGCTAGCAGCAGTCCCGATTCCTCTGCGCTCAGTGCTTCAATGCAGCTCAAGTTTATTGGGAAATACTGCAATGTCTGTGAGCCATAGGGGACGACTGTCAAATATGAGGGAGAGTCGTTATAGCTGAGCCGAGAACTGTACGTGGAATTACTGATGTAACATATTCTTCCGGCCTTGATGTGTGCAGGCGACTGAGGATTTTCTGTTATGATGAAGTAAAGATTGTCTGATGAGGTCATGCTGCTAAGGCCAGGAGATGTATAAAGTCACtattcacagagagagagagagagagagagagagagagagaaagagtgagagagtgtacacacacacgtgttaaTGCAATAATTATATCAACTTTTTAGGCAACAATCAGCTTTCCAGCTATCTGAGTTGGGTTTGCCACCAGTCTGTTGTCTCCTGCTAGCTAACAGTCAGCCCAACAATGAACTCTGTTACTgttcaacattaaaaatgaaactaagCTAATACCGGAAACGTAAAATTTAAAGTTTCTGGAACAACTTCAGTCTTGTTAGCTGGGACATATTTCCGTCACTGTCCTTTATAAACGGTTGTGACGGACATACTTAAAGTTACCGTGAATTCTCGGAAAcgttgatgttgtttttctgttcagcGTCCGCTCCGTGGGGGTATTACACCCAACCAATTTGAAGAAGAAGTTTTACTTCCCCTTTCGTTTCATTTGCCAGCGGCGTCACACGGAGATTGTCGCTCCTCCTAAAAAttagtttgtaaaaaaaaaaaaaaaaaaaaaaaaaaaaaaagaaaagctgaacaaGCCTGTTAAACAACTAAATCCCTCACACCTCTCAAAAAGTGCCGATTTGTgctaataattaaaaatttcaCGTTTAAATTCAGTTGGCAGGTCGCAGCTTGCCGTTTCAGCCCATGTATTCAGTCTAGCCTTTGATGGGAAATTCACGACATGTCTTGCTAATAAATTCTCTTTGACAGAAAATGCTGAGGgataaaccaaaaataaaaataaactatcTCCGCTGTGATTGGACAGTATAAACTCCGTCATCGGAGAGTGCCTTTGAGTGTCGCTATTTGATGACGCTGCACTCGAGTTGTAAACATGGAGGAAAGGGAAGCGTTGAAGAGGCAGATTGAACTTCTTGAGAGTGAGTCTCGTTATATCGGTACATCTCAACAGTTTTATGAGCAGCACGCAGTTGAATGAGAAGAAAGTACACACTTGATTTCCCGTAGTGTGTGTACGTGGGTGTTTATGAAAGTTTAAAACGACCGTTAACCGTAATTTTTCCACTAACTTCAAACTAACCGTTAACGTTACTCAACTGCTGAAGGGCAGATGAAAATCGGTAATTTTTTTGCTATGATAagtgtaattattatttattgtcacTATTATTTATCAGGTTAAAGGTGGAATAATGCGCTCGGCTCTAATTTCTGTCGAGAAACGGGAAACTAGTTATTTATGTTAGCAATGGTTACCGATCAACAGATTTAACTAGTAGGATGcaacatgtaaatgtaaaggACCAAACAACATCGGAGAAACATGTTACATTTCCTCcttaaagtgttttttattttggtgtcaTTCTTTAATCTTCTTTCAACAatcattttcatcttctcaGATCTCATCAAAAACCACAAGAGTATTCATGGAGACACACCGTTTCAAAGGCCTCAGCAGGGAGATCCAGGAGCTCAAATAGCAGGCCACAGCTCATTTGTCCATCCTCACAGCTCCAGAGGTAGCCTCTATGCTCCGCAGTCCCGGGGAAGCTTGAGGAAAACCTATTCTTTAAGAAACAAGAACCCTCATGTGTCTCTTGGAATTAATTCAGCTTtcagttcctctctctctctggatcAGCCTAGATCCCAACCCGTATCACACAGCGCCTCACTGCCCAGCCACAGCAGAGGGGAAAAGAGCCACAGACCCACAACTGCTGCTTTATTGTCAGGGATAGTTCAACAGAAGAAAGAGGGACATGATGGGATCCTCACAAGGGTAAGGGAAGATGCAACAAAGAAGACATCCACAGATGCTCCAAGTAAAAGAGGTGAAGGTGTGATTTTATGCAAGAGTCAAGATGAAAAAGCAAGTTCAAGCTCAATAGGCACAAGTCCACAACATGAACctggacagacacagactccAGGACTGCAGCAGGCTGAAAGCAGATGTCTTGCTCGTTCAGGAAAGATAATCCATGCACTTTCAGAAGTACCTTCTTCACACAAGTTCATTGCTAACAGTTATTCGCAGAGAATTGCCAAAGCACAGACCAAACCTTCCCAGAACAGCAAAATCAGCATTAAATCAAAACAGGATGCACCAGCTCCTGTGGCTGGTAATTTCACTTCACCCATCAGTCACCCTGGTAAATTTAAATTAGCAAAACAACCTTCCCATGCCCCCGCCTCTCACACCACAAAGCCCCAAGTCAATGCATCTTACATGAAAAAATCCCAGTTCACTTGGGTAAAGAACAAGAACCTTGGGCAGGGGGATTGCAGACAAAGTAGCTCAGTTTTGAATTCATCCCTTGGAGAAGCACCAACTGTTGCTCCACCGTCAGTCTCAATTGAAGTCGCCAGTGGAAGTACAATCAGTAAGAGAACCCCTGTCAAGAAGCTCCCACGAAAGCTTAGCCCAGTGACTGTTGCCCTGAAGACCTCAAAGTATAAATGGATCTCCTCTTCAGCTGAAGACCAGAGAGCCAAGGCATCTCCTAAACCACTGTCACCCAAAGTCTTAGCTGTAGCTCAGCGAGGTCTGGAAAGGGGAGAGGCCAACAAAAAACTCAGAGCACCTTCCACTCCCTCTGCACGAATAAAAAAGGCAACCAGCCCCTTACTCAGTAGCCGTTACCGTTGGAAGGCAGGGATGGAGAGTACATCTGGAGGCGCAACAGCAGTGGCTCGTCGTAGATCTgcctttcactggacttcagaaaaaagcaacaaaggaGTGAAAGGAGGGCTTGCTGTTTCCCTGTCTTTACCTCAACATGCTTCCCTCCCATCCTGCACCACTAGTGGATTCAAGCTCTGTAGCAGGATGAAGGTCATCGGGAAGTATGTTTACAGGTAAATAATAAAAgcacatacatttaaataagGTAGTCTTCTCAGTCTTTAGACCACAGTCTGTCTTTTGCCAGAGGGTGGCAGCAAATGTATACATTCAAGAGTGCTTGTTCATGTGAGTCTGTTATTTATGTTACTTATGTTGTTTTTCTAGGTAGGATTAAATGAATGGTAAGCTCTCATGTCTTACTGACCATCTTGTGCTCTTTTGACCTGTAATTGTGACCACAGTGGAATTGGGTCAGAGAACGGGAGCAGCCCATCAGCTGGAAAGTTCTCCCCACGAGTCCGAATGTATTCCCCGATGAGGACTCCTGTAGGGGTCAGGCGGACATCCTCCAGGGAACTTGTGTCTTTTGGTAGACACAAGTTGAGACGACTGACACCCACCTTATCAAGGACAAGTAAGGCACATACGTACTTACAGtatatgtgttgttttgtagTCTCCTGTCTCAATTAAAGTGTACAGCCATGTGTTTGACATGTTTGCCAACTTCCTTAATCTGATTAGGTTCATTATGGTCTAACTTCAGTTACTGTATCTTAAATTAGAAGAACTAAAATAATGAAGTTGATTTTGATTCATCTCTTTAAAAATTTTCTCCCTTCCCTCACTTATACTTCTGTAATTATTAGTCACCACTTAGTAAGACACATAGCAGCTCCATATTCCAGATAAGCTCAAATTTTCACTCACACTGTAGTTAATAGGAGTTTGATGGTGCTGTTATTACAGCATTTAACATTCTCACCAAAAACTCCATTCCCATGAAGTCAATTTTCTGCTGAATCTACTCACATTTCAGAGACTACAGTAGTCTATCAAGATTTTCTTGGATTTCAGTGTGTATCATCCCCAAAAGTTGTAGTATACTTGCATAATCAAAATACTTCAGTATATGTTTTATCTGCACTGGCCTCCTTCAAATCTCCTCCAAACATTCACCACAACACACCGcacatacactttttttttttttttttgattactCTGTTGTTAATTTTCCTTTTGTAAATATCTTTGTCAATTTTCATTCTTCTGCCTCACTTTGTTGCTGTGATCACAATTAACACTGAGCAGCACCAAAACACATCTCATGCTTATTCTGCCTTCCTCTCGGTTTTGGGTCCAACTGATCTGTCTTTGCTCG contains:
- the cyldl gene encoding ubiquitin carboxyl-terminal hydrolase CYLD isoform X2; translation: MTSSDNLYFIITENPQSPAHIKAGRICYISNSTYSSRLSYNDSPSYLTVVPYGSQTLQYFPINLSCIEALSAEESGLLLALSDDAERLKWYRERAALQTARELREGTLVVVQEGAEELTGVIRYIGNLTEPKYPNPLTGTYFGIELLGVDRGKGKKDGTYQYRHLLNCSKDCGIFAPFSRVRPLVPRSLSPSVPETSLSQRNVGDRVIYVINGTCRYGMVLGVEEENGKYFVRISTETDENGKTGGEVSVPIECTIKGEVSEEPQSMDTDMLPVKPNNNDLGLSVNSMVEVTLAKGNSYGTIRWIGTVKDSEKTMAGLELEEDWGVSDGTFKEERFFTCPPKRALFVRLSSLRPDSRFLPNNSEGMPKQQNTESETDQTLGMLETVPPITPEQVKLILIGRMKGIQGHCNSCYMDAALFSLFSCSSVLDSMLFKSTSPQDAPIQNTLLTDIVNPLRSSAHGKVQDSYCYQIFLDQTHSLVLPTVQQLLEHSFHSAELKLAEVPSCLILQMPRFGKKFKMFDKIVPSLELDITDLLTEGPQQCILCGELALKQCTDCFKDPVFSQTGFKVFCNDCSSKVHSHPQRLSHHIDDLNVPKGYQYHGKSHTQMMRDKMELFAVLCIETSHYVSFVKYGPESEDWIFFDSMADRQGERDGFNIPEVLACPEVGAYLKMSPAELANQVPRDMKGVARRLFCDAYMYLYQSNSMCLYR
- the zc3h3 gene encoding zinc finger CCCH domain-containing protein 3 gives rise to the protein MEEREALKRQIELLENLIKNHKSIHGDTPFQRPQQGDPGAQIAGHSSFVHPHSSRGSLYAPQSRGSLRKTYSLRNKNPHVSLGINSAFSSSLSLDQPRSQPVSHSASLPSHSRGEKSHRPTTAALLSGIVQQKKEGHDGILTRVREDATKKTSTDAPSKRGEGVILCKSQDEKASSSSIGTSPQHEPGQTQTPGLQQAESRCLARSGKIIHALSEVPSSHKFIANSYSQRIAKAQTKPSQNSKISIKSKQDAPAPVAGNFTSPISHPGKFKLAKQPSHAPASHTTKPQVNASYMKKSQFTWVKNKNLGQGDCRQSSSVLNSSLGEAPTVAPPSVSIEVASGSTISKRTPVKKLPRKLSPVTVALKTSKYKWISSSAEDQRAKASPKPLSPKVLAVAQRGLERGEANKKLRAPSTPSARIKKATSPLLSSRYRWKAGMESTSGGATAVARRRSAFHWTSEKSNKGVKGGLAVSLSLPQHASLPSCTTSGFKLCSRMKVIGKYVYSGIGSENGSSPSAGKFSPRVRMYSPMRTPVGVRRTSSRELVSFGRHKLRRLTPTLSRTSPLCSPHYSATSQRVFRTRYKMVTRPGSSSAHTLHYNPTLSWRAKRIQSARSFLQNRLRAPHDRHSPFTQHWRGGGGGAMCWIGGSLYRVSANKLSRTVASNLSISRAGRSSSPHKSTMIPAWIRPSSTRHLASRAVQRSLAIIRHARQKKQQKQYCMYYNRFGKCNRGNNCPYIHDPEKVAVCTRFLRGTCKQAAGACPFSHKVAKEKMPVCSYFLKGICNNSDCPYSHVYVSRKAEVCEDFVKGYCPQGEKCKKKHTLVCPDFSKTGSCPRGTRCKLHHRHQAKRSGSNVSSNPGKRTRTREPYKGSPLSVVMPQDPQADPGTTATGPLELPSFISLSSSPEEADTPDTVPAEASQVKDKKLQIKPRL
- the cyldl gene encoding ubiquitin carboxyl-terminal hydrolase CYLD isoform X1 — translated: MTSSDNLYFIITENPQSPAHIKAGRICYISNSTYSSRLSYNDSPSYLTVVPYGSQTLQYFPINLSCIEALSAEESGLLLALSDDAERLKWYRERAALQTARELREGTLVVVQEGAEELTGVIRYIGNLTEPKYPNPLTGTYFGIELLGVDRGKGKKDGTYQYRHLLNCSKDCGIFAPFSRVRPLVPRSLSPSVPETSLSQRNVGDRVIYVINGTCRYGMVLGVEEENGKYFVRISTETDENGKTGGEVSVPIECTIKGEVSEEPQSMDTDMLPVKPNNNDLGLSVNSMVEVTLAKGNSYGTIRWIGTVKDSEKTMAGLELEEDWGVSDGTFKEERFFTCPPKRALFVRLSSLRPDSRFLPNNSEGMPKQQNTESETDQTLGMLETVPPITPEQVKLILIGRMKGIQGHCNSCYMDAALFSLFSCSSVLDSMLFKSTSPQDAPIQNTLLTDIVNPLRRQGFVEGRHIMKLRQQLQKHSNSHSFTTDEKDPEEFLIVIMQYILALDPLLKLSAHGKVQDSYCYQIFLDQTHSLVLPTVQQLLEHSFHSAELKLAEVPSCLILQMPRFGKKFKMFDKIVPSLELDITDLLTEGPQQCILCGELALKQCTDCFKDPVFSQTGFKVFCNDCSSKVHSHPQRLSHHIDDLNVPKGYQYHGKSHTQMMRDKMELFAVLCIETSHYVSFVKYGPESEDWIFFDSMADRQGERDGFNIPEVLACPEVGAYLKMSPAELANQVPRDMKGVARRLFCDAYMYLYQSNSMCLYR